One segment of Kwoniella newhampshirensis strain CBS 13917 chromosome 10 map unlocalized Ctg14, whole genome shotgun sequence DNA contains the following:
- a CDS encoding pyrroline-5-carboxylate reductase has product MGYTLAVLGCGTMGIAILSGVLTSLESRLSQRPLDQSPNGDGKIEPPSGISTPTASQFLDAPEESLPSKFIATVGREETGRKLRKTFSTMGSLGAQVEVRAGEGNVRTVKEADVILVCSKPQIARSILLEEGMSEALDGKLVISICAGVTISQLQGWVPASANVVRAMPNTNCKIQEGMTVVTPISDPLSRTLILNIFTSCGRCRFLDEKHFDASTALAGSGPAFVALVLEAMVDGGVMMGLPRAEALELAAQTMQGTGRMALYGGLHPAQLKDSVTTPGGCTIAGLLTLEDGRVRSTMARAIQVATNHAAGLGQDPKK; this is encoded by the exons ATGGGTTACACATTGGCTGTTTTGG GCTGCGGAACCATGGGGATAGCCATCCTCTCTGGTGTCCTGACCTCTCTCGAATCACGTCTATCTCAACGGCCCCTCGACCAGTCGCCCAACGGAGACGGGAAGATCGAGCCTCCGTCGGGTATCTCAACTCCTACAGCCAGTCAGTTCCTGGACGCGCCGGAAGAATCGTTGCCTAGCAAGTTCATCGCGACGGTCGGTCGGGAAGAGACGGGAAGGaagttgaggaagacgtTCTCGACCATGGGGAGTCTGGGAGctcaagtggaggtgagagcGGGTGAGGGCAACGTTAGGACGGTCAAAGAGGCAGATGTGATTCTTGTTTG CTCAAAGCCTCAAATTGCTAGATCTATCCTTCTGGAAGAAGGCATGTCCGAAGCTCTTGACGGCAaactcgtcatctccatctgtGCCGGTGTCACCATCTCTCAATTGCAAGGCTGGGTTCCGGCGAGCGCAAACGTCGTCCGAGCCATGCCTAATACCAATTGCAAG ATCCAAGAAGGCATGACGGTCGTGACGCCGATCTCTGATCCGCTCTCTCGGACCCTCATCCTGAACATCTTCACATCCTGCGGCAGATGTCGTTTCCTCGACGAAAAGCATTTCGACGCCTCGACAGCTCTGGCCGGTTCCGGACCCGCTTTCGTCGCCTTGGTGCTGGAGGCGATGGTGGATGGAGGTGTGATGATGGGTTTGCCTAGAGCTGAAGCATTGGAATTGGCTGCTCAGA CTATGCAAGGAACTGGAAGAATGGCGTTGTATGGTGGTCTTCATCCTGCTCAACTTAAAGACAGCGTGACGA CCCCGGGAGGATGTACTATCGCTGGTCTGCTGAcgttggaagatggaagagtgagatcgacgatggcTCGTGCTATTCAAGTCGCGACGAACCA CGCTGCTGGCCTGGGTCAAGATCCGAAGAAGTGA
- a CDS encoding nicotinate (nicotinamide) nucleotide adenylyltransferase, translating into MAANGFKHPAPVLPAMGLHSFHNDSPPFAGAATSATSEHGEPEILSLDSSQTLPPRPDSASPHQNDVSLSSPPLSASQTTINIGQTQPLVVPSPQSAELSLTGDEHLSSSRSRRLLSGYMFGNPPSPIRIGPNADKDPLASLDLVAESVAVDIGEIESTDPMSSRRFSPQLEGPRYPLTTPPLLDDDSPPLSEAFKSYSSPDASSTPAVATGSSQPQRPGLSLDHTAQPAGSVSLNDTPQPIATGAGANHRDDTGYDALDGRNDGEADLDESAPQAEGGGSEAYLQGKGEYDFPRHRLRRTMKDESKIPLVIVACGSFSPPTYLHLRMFEMAKDEIVESQTYEIMAGYYSPVSSYYKKSGLAPANHRVRMCELAVEHTSTWLMVDPWEAGQPEYQRTAIVLDHFDEMLNGGKDGKGGCVMGDGKKRRYKIMLLAGGDLIESFGEPGVWSEPDLHIILGRFGCLIVERAGSDVWAFLLSHDILYHHRRNVIVIKQLIYNDISSTKVRLFVRRGMSIKYLLPNSVIQYIYDHRLYRGSDTKAMNGY; encoded by the exons ATGGCTGCAAACGGGTTCAAACATCCCGCACCGGTTTTACCGGCTATGGGTCTACATAGTTTCCACAATGATTC GCCCCCATTCGCCGGCGCCGCTACTTCTGCAACATCGGAGCATGGTGAACCCGAAATCCTCTCTCTAGACTCATCTCAgacccttcctcctcgacctgatTCAGCATCACCTCATCAGAACGACGTttcactctcctctcctccgttGTCCGCCAGTCAAACCACCATAAATATCGGTCAGACACAACCTCTAGTGGTCCCATCTCCACAATCAGCAGAACTTTCATTGACCGGCGACGAACATCTGTCTTCGTCTCGTTCTCGCCGTCTTCTTTCAGGCTACATGTTTGGCAACCCTCCTTCGCCCATCCGTATCGGTCCGAATGCCGACAAAGACCCCCTAGCCAGTCTGGACCTCGTCGCAGAAAGTGTTGCTGTAGATATCGGAGAGATTGAGTCGACCGATCCAATGTCTTCCAGACGATTCAGTCCGCAGTTGGAAGGCCCTCGAtacccactcaccacccCTCCTCTGCTGGATGATGATTCCCCACCTCTGTCAGAGGCCTTCAAATCGTACAGCTCCCCCGATGCTAGTTCGACTCCCGCTGTCGCTACCGGAtcctctcaacctcaacgTCCAGGGTTGTCACTCGACCATACAGCTCAACCGGCGGGATCTGTGTCCTTGAACGATACTCCCCAACCCATTGCGACGGGTGCTGGAGCCAATCACAGAGACGATACGGGATACGATGCTCTAGATGGAAGGAACGATGGAGAGGCGGATCTGGACGAAAGTGCACCGCAAGCAGAGGGCGGAGGCTCGGAGGCATACTTGCAAGGCAAGGGAGAATATGATTTCCCTAGACATAGACTGAGACGAACAATGAAGG ACGAATCAAAGATCCCGCTCGTCATCGTTGCCTGCGGGTCTTTCTCCCCGCCTACATATCTCCACCTGAGAATGTTCGAGATGGCcaaagatgagatcgtgGAGTCTCAAACGTATGAGATTATGGCGGGGTACTATTCACCTGT CTCATCATATTACAAGAAATCCGGCTTGGCTCCAGCCAACCATCGTGTCCGAATGTGTGAATTAGCTGTCGAACACACGTCGACATGGCTTATGGTCGACCCTTGGGAGGCTGGTCAACCGGAGTATCAACGCACCGCTATCGTTCTGGACCACTTTGACGAGATGCTCAATGGAGGCAAAGATGGAAAGGGTGGATGTGTCATGGgtgatgggaagaagaggagatacAAGATCATGCTGTTGGCGGGAGGTGACCTGATAGAGAGCTTCGGAGAACCGGGAGTTTGGAGTGAACctgat TTGCACATCATTCTTGGCCGGTTCGGATGTCTGATCGTTGAAAGAGCTGGATCAGACGTATGGGCCTTTTTGCTCTCGCATGATATTCTATATCATCACAG ACGGAACGTCATCGTGATCAAACAGCTCATTTACAATGATATCTCATCGACCAAAGTCCGACTGTTTGTGCGTCGAGGGATGAGCATCAA ATATCTCTTACCGAACAGTGTGATCCAATATATCTACGATCACAGGTTGTACAGAGGGTCAGATACCAAGGCGATGAACGGGTATTAG